One stretch of Hymenobacter chitinivorans DSM 11115 DNA includes these proteins:
- the lysS gene encoding lysine--tRNA ligase, translating into MQHLSEQEQIRRQKLEELQKLGIEPYPSELFDVNFYAQEILDNYHPELNNFQEVSLAGRLMSVRVKGKASFAELQDASGRIQLYINRDEICPGEDKEFYNTVFKKLLDLGDFIGVKGRVFVTMVGETSIHVTGLTVLSKSLRPLPVVKERVDEATGEKITYDAFTDPEARYRQRYVDLVVNPHVREAFIKRTQLVQAMRNYLNDKGYLEVETPILQPLYGGAAARPFKTHHNTLDMTLYLRIANELYLKRLIVGGFDGVYEFSKDFRNEGMSRFHNPEFTQMELYVAYKDYYWMMDLVEEMVERVALALHGKTEVQVGENLINFQRPWKRFTMAESIEHFTGFNIDGKSEDELRAAAKELKVGLDPSMGKAKIIDEIFGEHVEPKLIQPTFITDYPVEMSPLAKKHRSKPGLVERFEAICNGKEICNAFSELNDPIDQRQRFEDQLELGKRGDTEAMVLDEDFLRALEYGMPPTAGLGIGIDRLSMIMTNSNSIQDVLFFPQMKPEYSKSENAPKPESGE; encoded by the coding sequence ATGCAGCACCTCAGCGAACAGGAACAGATACGCCGCCAGAAGCTGGAGGAACTTCAGAAGCTCGGCATTGAACCGTATCCGTCCGAGCTATTCGATGTGAACTTCTACGCCCAGGAAATCCTCGACAACTACCACCCCGAGCTCAACAACTTCCAGGAAGTAAGCCTGGCGGGCCGGCTGATGTCGGTGCGGGTGAAGGGCAAGGCCTCGTTTGCCGAGCTGCAGGACGCATCGGGCCGCATTCAGCTCTACATCAACCGGGACGAAATCTGCCCCGGCGAAGACAAGGAGTTCTACAACACCGTGTTTAAGAAGCTGCTCGACCTGGGCGACTTTATCGGCGTGAAAGGCCGCGTGTTCGTCACGATGGTGGGCGAAACCTCAATTCACGTAACGGGCCTGACGGTGCTCAGCAAAAGCCTGCGCCCCCTGCCCGTGGTAAAAGAGCGGGTCGACGAAGCTACCGGCGAGAAAATAACCTACGATGCCTTCACCGACCCCGAGGCCCGCTACCGGCAGCGCTACGTGGACTTGGTGGTGAACCCACACGTGCGCGAAGCTTTCATCAAGCGCACCCAGCTGGTGCAGGCCATGCGCAACTACCTCAACGACAAAGGCTACCTGGAAGTAGAAACCCCGATTCTGCAGCCCCTGTACGGCGGTGCGGCGGCCCGGCCCTTCAAGACCCACCACAACACGCTGGACATGACGCTCTACCTGCGCATTGCCAACGAGCTGTACCTCAAGCGCCTCATCGTGGGCGGCTTCGATGGAGTTTATGAATTCAGCAAGGACTTCCGCAACGAGGGCATGAGCCGGTTCCACAACCCGGAGTTTACCCAGATGGAGCTCTACGTGGCCTACAAGGACTACTACTGGATGATGGACCTGGTGGAGGAAATGGTGGAGCGCGTAGCCCTGGCCCTGCACGGCAAAACCGAAGTGCAGGTGGGTGAGAACCTCATCAACTTTCAGCGCCCCTGGAAGCGCTTCACGATGGCCGAGTCCATTGAGCACTTCACCGGCTTCAACATCGACGGCAAGAGCGAGGACGAGCTGCGCGCCGCCGCCAAGGAGCTCAAAGTGGGCCTCGACCCGAGCATGGGCAAAGCCAAAATCATCGACGAAATCTTCGGGGAGCACGTGGAGCCCAAGCTGATTCAGCCCACGTTCATTACCGACTACCCCGTGGAAATGTCGCCGCTGGCCAAGAAGCACCGCTCGAAGCCGGGTTTGGTGGAGCGGTTCGAGGCTATCTGCAACGGCAAGGAAATCTGCAACGCCTTCTCGGAGCTCAACGACCCCATCGACCAGCGCCAGCGCTTCGAGGACCAGCTGGAGCTGGGCAAGCGCGGCGACACCGAGGCCATGGTGCTCGACGAGGACTTCCTGCGGGCCCTGGAGTACGGCATGCCGCCCACGGCCGGCCTGGGCATCGGCATCGACCGGCTGAGCATGATCATGACCAACTCCAACTCGATTCAGGACGTGTTGTTCTTCCCCCAGATGAAGCCCGAGTACAGCAAGTCGGAAAACGCACCCAAGCCCGAGTCGGGCGAATAA
- a CDS encoding carboxy terminal-processing peptidase encodes MSSPRLKIGLYASLVLAVFVLASYKLYRRNDASPPQKDEVLIKAMLQGLSAAHYQPEKVDDNFSKRVFDLYLKRLDYNKKFLLQSDVAQLRKYQNDIDDQVRRGTHEFLDLSTKLMDQRTKEIQALYRDILAKPFDFTKDESFETEADKMVFAADAAAQREEWRKYLKYQTLIRVSEMMDEQKKKKDKPLASTSAQPSAVTTSEPMRTPAEMEAEARKRVLKYFDEQFKDLAQTDANERLAVYANTIANTYDPHTEYFAPRDKESFDVAMTGRFEGIGASLQEKDGQIKVSDVIPGSASYRQGELKAGDIILRVAQGAAEPVSVEGLRLDKAVALIKGKKGTEVRLTVKKPDASTKIISIIRDVVVLKETYAQSATIQENGKKIGYLRLPTFYADFNDNGGRSSAEDVKKELEKLRQEKVDGIVFDLRSNGGGSLQDAVEMAGLFVESGPVVQVRSPQGAPSILNDRDPRVQYSGPLVVLVNKFSASASEILAAAMQDYKRGVIMGANTYGKGTVQRIFDLDDMLGDFGSLKPFGSLKLTTQKFYRINGGSTQFKGVVPDIALPDAYSYLDQGEKESDYPLKWDEITPARYKPWSGAPAVDKLRTASQARVASSPSFKLMNEMVQRMRKRKDDTMVSLKLTAFRAEQEQAKAESEKYEAVQKAAQPLAIAPLAVDVRQLGTDTVEVNRAGRFTKNLKNDITLREAVAVIKDQL; translated from the coding sequence ATGTCTTCCCCCCGACTGAAAATAGGCCTGTATGCCTCGTTGGTGCTGGCGGTCTTCGTGCTGGCTTCCTATAAGCTGTACCGGCGCAATGATGCTAGTCCACCCCAAAAAGATGAGGTGCTGATTAAAGCCATGCTGCAGGGGCTCAGTGCCGCCCACTACCAACCCGAAAAGGTTGACGACAACTTCTCCAAACGGGTATTCGACCTCTACCTCAAGCGCCTCGACTATAACAAGAAGTTCTTGCTGCAGTCGGATGTAGCCCAGCTGCGCAAATACCAAAACGACATCGACGACCAAGTGCGCCGGGGTACCCACGAGTTCCTTGACCTGAGCACCAAGCTCATGGATCAGCGGACCAAAGAAATTCAGGCCCTGTACCGCGACATTCTGGCCAAGCCCTTCGACTTCACTAAAGATGAGTCGTTTGAGACGGAGGCCGACAAGATGGTCTTTGCCGCCGATGCTGCCGCTCAGCGCGAAGAATGGCGCAAATATCTGAAGTACCAAACCCTGATTCGGGTGTCGGAAATGATGGACGAGCAGAAAAAGAAGAAGGATAAGCCGTTGGCCTCCACTTCCGCTCAGCCCTCGGCCGTTACAACTTCCGAGCCTATGCGCACACCTGCTGAAATGGAAGCTGAAGCCCGTAAGCGGGTGCTCAAGTACTTCGATGAGCAGTTCAAAGACCTGGCTCAGACCGATGCCAACGAGCGGCTGGCCGTGTACGCCAACACCATTGCCAACACCTACGACCCCCACACCGAGTATTTCGCCCCGCGCGACAAGGAAAGCTTCGACGTAGCTATGACGGGCCGCTTCGAGGGTATTGGGGCCTCGCTGCAGGAAAAAGATGGCCAGATCAAAGTATCGGACGTTATTCCGGGCTCGGCTTCCTACCGCCAGGGTGAGCTTAAAGCCGGCGACATTATTCTGCGCGTAGCCCAGGGTGCGGCCGAGCCGGTTTCGGTGGAAGGCCTACGCCTGGACAAGGCCGTGGCCCTGATTAAGGGCAAGAAGGGCACGGAAGTGCGCCTGACGGTGAAAAAGCCCGACGCCAGCACGAAGATTATTTCCATCATCCGCGACGTAGTGGTGCTGAAAGAGACTTATGCCCAGTCGGCTACGATTCAGGAAAACGGTAAGAAAATCGGTTACCTGCGCCTGCCTACCTTCTACGCCGACTTCAATGACAACGGTGGGCGCAGCTCGGCCGAGGATGTGAAGAAGGAACTGGAGAAGCTGCGGCAGGAGAAAGTTGACGGTATCGTCTTTGACCTGCGCTCCAACGGCGGTGGCTCTTTGCAGGACGCCGTAGAAATGGCCGGCCTGTTTGTGGAAAGCGGCCCGGTGGTGCAGGTTCGTTCGCCACAGGGCGCCCCAAGCATCCTTAACGACCGTGACCCCCGCGTGCAGTACAGCGGCCCGCTGGTAGTACTGGTCAACAAGTTCAGCGCTTCGGCTTCCGAAATTCTGGCTGCCGCCATGCAGGACTACAAGCGCGGCGTGATTATGGGCGCCAATACGTACGGCAAAGGCACCGTGCAGCGCATCTTCGACCTTGACGATATGCTGGGTGACTTCGGCAGCCTGAAGCCTTTCGGCTCGCTCAAACTAACGACGCAGAAGTTCTACCGCATCAACGGGGGTTCGACCCAGTTCAAGGGCGTGGTGCCGGACATTGCCTTGCCCGACGCGTACAGCTACCTCGACCAGGGCGAAAAAGAGTCGGATTACCCGCTGAAGTGGGATGAGATTACGCCCGCTCGCTACAAGCCCTGGAGCGGGGCCCCGGCCGTCGATAAGCTTCGCACGGCCAGCCAGGCCCGCGTGGCCAGCAGCCCCAGCTTCAAGCTGATGAACGAAATGGTGCAGCGCATGCGCAAGCGCAAAGACGACACGATGGTTTCGCTAAAGCTCACTGCCTTCCGGGCGGAGCAGGAGCAGGCCAAAGCAGAATCGGAAAAGTATGAGGCCGTGCAGAAAGCGGCTCAGCCCCTGGCAATTGCGCCGTTGGCCGTGGATGTGCGCCAGCTTGGCACCGACACGGTAGAAGTAAACCGGGCTGGTCGTTTCACCAAGAATCTGAAGAACGACATTACCCTGCGCGAAGCCGTAGCCGTAATCAAAGACCAGCTGTAA
- a CDS encoding proline dehydrogenase family protein — protein MPVTQSPPISFTDTAVAFASKSDLELRKMYGLFAAMNNNTLVKTGGGLMKTALKWNLPVKFLIKKTIFEQFCGGETIRECLPVIEELGRYNIGTILDYSVEGEGNDKSFDHTRDEILATIDLAHRSTHIPFSVFKVTGVADSALLEKVQSGKALTAAEQTSYDRAKARVDAICARAHQYGVRVFVDAEESWFQDTIDNLAYEMMTKYNRESAIVWNTYQLYRHDRLEAIQQAYAAAVQGNYYLGGKLVRGAYMEKEGRVATQRGYKNPINPTKDATDQLYDEALRYCVTHADRISICAGTHNEASSLLLTELMHEANLRPGDPRIWFAQLYGMSDNLTYNLANAGYNTAKYVPYGPVESVMPYLLRRADENTAIAGQSSREFLLIQKEIARRKAQK, from the coding sequence ATGCCAGTAACCCAATCTCCGCCCATTTCCTTTACCGACACGGCCGTTGCCTTCGCCTCCAAATCGGACCTCGAGCTGCGCAAAATGTACGGCCTGTTTGCCGCTATGAACAACAACACCCTGGTCAAGACCGGGGGCGGCCTGATGAAAACGGCCCTGAAGTGGAATCTGCCGGTGAAGTTTCTGATCAAGAAAACCATCTTCGAGCAGTTCTGCGGCGGCGAAACCATCCGGGAGTGCCTACCGGTGATTGAGGAGCTGGGCCGCTACAACATCGGCACTATTCTCGACTACTCGGTGGAAGGTGAAGGCAACGACAAAAGCTTCGACCACACCCGCGACGAAATTCTGGCCACCATCGACCTGGCCCACCGCTCGACCCACATTCCGTTTTCGGTGTTTAAAGTCACCGGCGTGGCCGACAGCGCCCTGCTGGAAAAAGTGCAGAGCGGCAAAGCCCTGACGGCTGCCGAGCAAACCAGCTACGACCGCGCCAAAGCCCGCGTGGATGCCATTTGCGCCCGCGCCCACCAGTATGGCGTCCGGGTATTTGTGGATGCCGAGGAAAGCTGGTTCCAGGATACGATTGATAACCTGGCCTACGAGATGATGACTAAGTACAACCGCGAGTCGGCCATCGTCTGGAACACCTACCAGCTCTACCGCCACGACCGGCTCGAAGCCATTCAGCAGGCCTACGCGGCGGCTGTGCAGGGCAATTACTACCTGGGCGGCAAACTCGTGCGCGGGGCCTACATGGAAAAGGAAGGCCGCGTGGCCACCCAGCGGGGCTATAAGAACCCCATCAACCCCACTAAGGACGCCACCGACCAGCTCTACGACGAGGCCCTGCGATACTGCGTAACCCACGCCGACCGGATCAGCATCTGCGCCGGTACCCACAACGAGGCCAGCTCCTTACTGCTGACCGAACTCATGCACGAGGCCAACCTGCGTCCCGGCGACCCGCGCATCTGGTTTGCCCAGCTCTACGGCATGAGCGACAACCTTACCTACAACCTGGCCAACGCGGGCTACAACACGGCCAAATACGTGCCCTACGGCCCCGTGGAGTCGGTGATGCCCTACCTGCTGCGGCGGGCCGACGAAAACACGGCCATTGCGGGCCAGAGTAGCCGCGAGTTCCTGCTAATTCAAAAAGAAATAGCGCGCCGCAAGGCTCAAAAATAG